Below is a genomic region from Terriglobales bacterium.
CCAGCCATTGCCAGCCCAGCAACGCCGCTGCAGTCGCATAGATCGCCCGCTTGACCAATCTCCATTGCGGGAAGCCGGCCGCCTGGGTACCCAGCCACAGCGCCGCCGGCAGCATGATCAGGTGGTCGTAGACGGCATCGGCGTTCGGTATCACTACAGCGGTGCCCACCGCAACCAGCGACATGACCGCGGCCCATTCCTTTGAGCCCGGATCACAACGCCGCAGCATCCAGCACGTAGCCGCTACGGCTAGAACCACCAATGCTGCCACCAGGACGCCGCCGCTCTCCCCGAACATCACCTGCGCCAACGGAGGCTTCTGGTACCGGCTGAAGGCCTGCACGGTGGCCCACCAGCGCGAAAACCAGCCCGGAAGTATCAATTCCGAACCTGCCAGCAGGACGCCCAGCGTAGCCGCGAATCCTCCCAGTACTCCCTTACGGTGCCGCCAACCGCCCACGGACCACAGCAGGAACCACGCTGCAAAGGGAAGTGCGAGATGGGGTTTGACGGTGGCCAGCGCCAGCAGAACACCTGCCGTTTTGTGGTGTCCTGCTGTCACCGCGGCGCAGGCTCCTGCGATCACAGCCATGGCCAGCAGGGAAATCTGTGTAAGCGAGTAGCCCTCCGCGAAAGGCATGCTTCCCAGCACCATCACGCTGGCCAGGAGCAAAGTGCGCGAAGACAATCGCAGTGAGAGGGCCCAGCTCCATAGCCGCACGCTGCCAACGGCGGCCAGCGGCAGCAGGATCGTAAATAGCAATTCTGCCGTTCCAAACGACACCAACGAGATCGGCGCCAGCAGCAGGCAGACGTAGATGGGATAGATGAAACGGTGCTCGTCCTTCGGATCACTCGGGCGAGACGGATCGAGTGGGCGCCCGTAGTACGCGGTCTGGATGCGCTTGGTGGCGGCCGCGCCGTAGGGGTCGCCGCCTTCCCGCAGCACCAGCCGAGTGCCGAACCAATAGGGATACAGGTCCGAAAAGTTGGCTTCCAACCCCCGCTCCGCCAGCGCCGCCGCCGCCCGCCGATGCACCAGCTCAACATAGGCGTGCATGGAAAGCGCGAACAGGCACGCGGCCAGCAGAACGGCTGGGGACTTCCAGGACCGTCCTCTTCCGGCGGCTGCGCTCTGGGAATCCATCGCCGAGCGTGATTATTTCAGAGCAACATGGCGCTTGCTACGGCCGGATGCGCCGGAGAATTTCCACAGATACTGATTCGTTAACAGGCAGAGTAACGATTAAGGCACCTCCCTGGTAAACGCAATATCTTGTGGTCAACCAGCCGAAAAGCGCCATTCCTCGCGCTTTTCGCTATACCCCTGCCTACCCCTTCGCCAGGGTCAATATTCCTGTTGACACGCAATGATTTAGCTGTAGCATGGGTGGTCAAAAGTGGTCGAAAGTGGTGTCAGATAGAAGGAGAGGCAATCCAAACCCAGCGTCAGTGGAATGGTGGGGAAGTGGGATCGGGGCTCCAGAGGATGGAGAAAAAGACCCCCCAACACGAGGCAAGCGCGACTGAGATCAGGGAAATTGTGACGGCATTTGCGGGCGCGGCGGTAGTCATCGCGGCCCAGGCAGCAAGAAAGACCCCGGGGAACCGGGCAAACAGGCATGTTTCGCGGCAATCATCCAACCCGCGTGGACGAAAAAGGGCG
It encodes:
- a CDS encoding glycosyltransferase family 87 protein; this translates as MDSQSAAAGRGRSWKSPAVLLAACLFALSMHAYVELVHRRAAAALAERGLEANFSDLYPYWFGTRLVLREGGDPYGAAATKRIQTAYYGRPLDPSRPSDPKDEHRFIYPIYVCLLLAPISLVSFGTAELLFTILLPLAAVGSVRLWSWALSLRLSSRTLLLASVMVLGSMPFAEGYSLTQISLLAMAVIAGACAAVTAGHHKTAGVLLALATVKPHLALPFAAWFLLWSVGGWRHRKGVLGGFAATLGVLLAGSELILPGWFSRWWATVQAFSRYQKPPLAQVMFGESGGVLVAALVVLAVAATCWMLRRCDPGSKEWAAVMSLVAVGTAVVIPNADAVYDHLIMLPAALWLGTQAAGFPQWRLVKRAIYATAAALLGWQWLAAAAVCLIALASARWGSNLFVLSLPIRSEPALPFVALLLVGLFLRDEAFGRQPISVPTPSTPPR